A genomic region of Christiangramia sp. OXR-203 contains the following coding sequences:
- a CDS encoding CsgG/HfaB family protein — MNIKNLCLIGLSSLLCLSCSTYLNQPVDFREARIGENTSTTEKLKTLPEPAEKVVVGVYNFRDLTGQYKASQSGSTFSTAVTQGGTAILINALENSGWFTTIERENIGNLLNERNIIRSTRQEYQGAQDNEPQVPPLLFAGVLLEGGIVSYDTNIITGGMGARYFGIGGSTQYRQDRVTVYLRAISTSSGKILKNIYVSKTILSQSLDASLFKYVKFQRLLEAEVGVTRNEPVQLAVTEAIEKAVEGLIIEGVEDNLWKVKDGQDQDVLIQAYRQEKQEADLESVYGGKLVQRTYSSSLTVNLGGSLISGDFNSPELGPLVKVDFSQYLNNSFYINLGANAFELSNNPHFSQKYTGVDANAGFLVLPNEDLSPFVQAGAGYLFSIDSNAPDGNDTSFFKAQYGLGLEYLLSPKVSLKAFAEHNITFSDQLDFVINGNRDDHYFNFSVGVSFNLGAMPSTKSN, encoded by the coding sequence ATGAATATTAAAAATTTATGCCTGATAGGATTAAGTTCCTTGCTCTGTTTATCCTGTAGTACCTACCTCAATCAACCCGTAGACTTTAGAGAAGCCAGAATTGGGGAGAATACGTCTACAACTGAGAAGCTAAAAACGCTTCCGGAACCTGCAGAGAAGGTGGTTGTAGGAGTTTATAATTTTCGAGATTTGACCGGGCAGTATAAAGCATCTCAGTCCGGAAGTACGTTTAGTACAGCCGTAACTCAGGGAGGAACTGCCATTCTTATCAATGCGCTCGAGAATTCGGGATGGTTTACTACTATTGAGAGAGAAAATATAGGAAATCTTTTAAATGAGCGAAATATTATTCGTTCTACTCGACAGGAATACCAGGGAGCTCAAGATAATGAACCCCAAGTACCACCCTTACTTTTTGCTGGTGTATTACTTGAAGGTGGTATAGTGTCTTATGATACTAATATTATAACGGGGGGAATGGGTGCCAGATATTTTGGAATTGGAGGAAGTACGCAATACAGGCAGGATCGTGTTACTGTTTATTTACGCGCAATCTCGACATCCAGTGGTAAAATACTGAAGAATATATATGTTTCCAAAACGATATTGTCTCAATCTCTTGATGCTAGTTTATTTAAATATGTAAAATTTCAAAGACTGCTAGAGGCTGAAGTTGGTGTAACCAGAAACGAACCGGTGCAGCTCGCAGTAACCGAAGCTATTGAAAAAGCAGTGGAAGGCCTTATTATCGAAGGCGTTGAGGATAATTTATGGAAAGTTAAAGATGGACAAGATCAGGATGTGCTGATTCAAGCCTACAGGCAGGAAAAGCAGGAAGCAGATCTGGAGAGTGTTTACGGAGGTAAATTGGTTCAGAGAACATACAGCAGTTCATTGACAGTTAATCTGGGCGGATCTCTAATAAGCGGCGATTTTAACTCGCCGGAGCTAGGTCCTCTGGTCAAGGTTGACTTTTCTCAATATCTTAACAATAGTTTTTATATCAATCTTGGAGCAAATGCATTTGAATTATCCAATAATCCGCATTTTTCTCAGAAATACACGGGCGTAGATGCTAATGCGGGTTTTTTGGTGTTGCCAAATGAAGATTTAAGTCCTTTCGTGCAGGCTGGCGCTGGTTATCTTTTTAGCATAGATAGTAATGCTCCAGATGGTAACGATACATCTTTTTTTAAGGCACAATATGGTCTAGGTCTTGAATACCTTTTAAGCCCTAAAGTAAGCCTAAAGGCTTTCGCAGAACACAATATTACTTTTTCCGATCAACTTGATTTTGTAATAAATGGAAATAGAGATGATCACTATTTCAATTTCAGTGTAGGAGTAAGTTTCAATCTTGGCGCAATGCCGTCTACCAAGTCAAACTAA
- a CDS encoding lysoplasmalogenase family protein: MFSKNFLPIVAGILVLANAFIIFEYDLEMIRWSRLISTFLLFLALIWKQRSEKLLLAAILLLLASDVLLLNYENTYVNSATFLLRITAYISFVVVILPEIKDLKMSIIQKVVFALVFSLNIGMLYVLVDMIPEKYDYSYLNFLFYIYGSAMITLVLAAISYSNIYSDTTAFFFTAGALCLVFSDIMSFIAYYLEFFEFYYPDRFFYIIGMVSLVKFATFSRNHEPLLEMERL, from the coding sequence ATGTTTTCTAAAAATTTTCTTCCAATTGTAGCCGGTATTTTAGTACTAGCAAATGCATTCATAATTTTTGAGTATGATCTGGAAATGATTAGATGGAGTAGATTAATTAGTACTTTTCTCCTTTTTCTAGCATTAATTTGGAAACAGAGATCTGAAAAACTGCTTCTTGCCGCAATACTATTACTTCTAGCCTCTGATGTTCTTTTACTGAATTACGAAAACACATATGTCAATTCAGCTACATTTCTATTACGTATCACCGCATACATTTCTTTTGTAGTGGTCATCCTGCCCGAGATTAAAGATTTAAAAATGAGCATTATTCAGAAAGTTGTATTTGCATTGGTTTTTTCACTGAATATTGGAATGTTATATGTTTTAGTAGATATGATTCCTGAAAAATATGATTATTCCTACCTGAATTTCCTGTTTTATATCTACGGAAGTGCCATGATTACTTTAGTTCTCGCCGCGATATCCTATAGTAATATATATTCTGATACTACTGCTTTTTTCTTTACTGCAGGAGCTTTATGTTTGGTGTTTTCAGATATAATGTCATTTATAGCTTATTATCTGGAATTCTTCGAATTTTATTATCCTGATAGATTTTTCTATATTATTGGTATGGTTTCACTGGTTAAATTTGCTACTTTCAGTAGAAATCATGAACCATTATTGGAAATGGAAAGGCTTTAA
- a CDS encoding AIR synthase related protein, which yields MSKEISKRYLGRGVSAGKEDVHNAIKNVDKGLFPKAFCKIVPDHLTGSEEHCLIMHADGAGTKSSLAYMYWKETGDLSVWKGIAQDALIMNIDDLLCVGATSNILLSSTIGRNKNLIPGEVISAIINGTEELISELRKFGVEIHSTGGETADVGDLVRTIIVDSTVTARMPRNKVIDNANIKPGNLIVGLSSSGQASYESEYNGGMGSNGLTSARHDVFSKVLAEKYPESFDSSIPEELIYSGTRKLTDVVDDSPIDAGKLVLSPTRTYAPVIQKLLSDIGAENINGMVHCSGGAQTKILHFIDDLHIIKDNMFPTPPLFKLIQEESKTDWKEMYQVFNMGHRMEIYIDEAHADKVIEISRSFNVDAQVVGRVETSESKKLTINSEYGTFEYS from the coding sequence ATGAGCAAAGAAATTAGCAAAAGGTATTTAGGCAGGGGTGTATCTGCAGGAAAAGAGGATGTTCACAACGCTATCAAGAATGTAGACAAAGGACTTTTCCCGAAGGCTTTTTGTAAGATCGTACCAGATCACCTAACGGGAAGTGAAGAACATTGTTTGATAATGCATGCCGATGGTGCCGGGACTAAATCATCTCTTGCTTACATGTACTGGAAAGAAACCGGAGACCTTTCGGTTTGGAAAGGGATTGCTCAGGATGCTTTGATTATGAATATAGATGATCTTTTGTGTGTGGGAGCTACCAGTAATATTCTGCTTTCTTCCACTATTGGTCGGAATAAAAACCTAATTCCGGGCGAAGTAATTTCAGCGATTATTAACGGTACAGAAGAATTGATTTCAGAATTACGAAAATTCGGAGTAGAAATACATTCTACTGGTGGAGAGACTGCAGATGTTGGAGACCTGGTGAGAACCATTATCGTTGATTCTACAGTAACAGCCAGAATGCCACGGAATAAAGTGATTGATAATGCGAATATCAAACCTGGAAATCTTATCGTAGGACTTTCATCTTCAGGACAAGCAAGCTACGAAAGTGAATATAATGGCGGAATGGGAAGTAATGGTCTTACTTCTGCACGCCATGATGTTTTCTCTAAAGTTTTAGCTGAAAAGTATCCTGAAAGCTTTGATAGTTCTATTCCTGAAGAACTTATTTATTCAGGTACAAGGAAGTTGACCGATGTTGTAGATGATAGTCCGATTGATGCAGGGAAGCTCGTGCTTTCACCTACCAGAACTTATGCGCCGGTTATTCAGAAATTACTTTCTGATATTGGAGCTGAGAATATTAATGGAATGGTTCACTGTAGTGGAGGTGCGCAAACAAAGATCCTGCACTTTATTGATGATTTGCATATTATAAAAGATAATATGTTTCCTACCCCACCACTTTTCAAACTAATTCAGGAGGAAAGCAAAACGGACTGGAAAGAGATGTATCAGGTTTTTAATATGGGACATCGTATGGAAATTTATATTGATGAGGCTCATGCAGATAAGGTGATAGAAATTTCAAGATCTTTTAATGTAGACGCTCAGGTAGTGGGAAGAGTTGAAACATCTGAAAGTAAAAAGCTTACAATTAACAGTGAATATGGTACGTTTGAGTATAGTTAG
- a CDS encoding curli assembly protein CsgF, which translates to MKKLIFFSILISCLGMSAQDLVYTPKNPAFGGDTFNYQWLLSSAQAQNSFTAPRDEREDLSELDQFTESLNRQLLSQVSRNLFFTQFGEGELTEGRYTFGNLAIDIYPSDGGLVIDILDTTTGDQTQITIPNS; encoded by the coding sequence ATGAAGAAACTTATATTTTTTTCAATTTTAATCTCTTGCCTTGGAATGAGCGCACAGGATCTGGTATACACACCCAAGAACCCCGCTTTTGGTGGAGATACCTTTAATTACCAATGGTTGCTCAGTTCGGCCCAGGCGCAAAACAGTTTTACCGCACCTCGTGATGAACGTGAAGATTTATCTGAACTGGATCAATTCACCGAAAGTTTAAATCGCCAGCTTTTGAGCCAGGTAAGCCGAAATTTATTTTTCACACAATTTGGTGAAGGAGAATTAACAGAAGGAAGATACACTTTTGGGAATCTGGCTATAGATATTTATCCTTCTGATGGAGGGCTCGTCATCGACATTCTTGATACCACTACTGGAGATCAAACCCAAATAACTATACCTAATTCTTAA
- the prfA gene encoding peptide chain release factor 1, whose product MIERLNIVKQRFDEVNDLIIQPDVISDQKRYIELNKEYKDLRALMDEREKYISLTENISEAEEIISDGSDAEMTEMAKLQMEEAKNQLPALEDKIRMMLIPKDPEDSKNVVVEIRGGTGGDEASIFAGDLYRMYTKYVESRGWKHNIVDYSEGTSGGFKEMIFEVSGEDVYGTMKFEAGVHRVQRVPQTETQGRVHTSAATVMVLPEAEEFDVQIDPKDVRIDYFCSSGPGGQSVNTTYSAVRLTHEPTGLVAQCQDQKSQHKNKEKAFRVLRSRLYEQELAKKMEADAAKRNSMVSSGDRSAKIRTYNYAQSRVTDHRINLTLYDLSNIINGDIQKIVDELQLAENTEKLKENSDIL is encoded by the coding sequence ATGATTGAAAGACTTAATATCGTAAAGCAGAGGTTTGATGAGGTGAATGATTTGATCATTCAGCCGGATGTTATATCAGACCAGAAGCGGTATATCGAATTGAATAAAGAATATAAAGATCTTCGGGCATTGATGGATGAACGCGAGAAGTATATAAGTCTTACTGAAAACATTTCGGAAGCTGAAGAGATCATATCTGATGGTAGCGATGCTGAAATGACAGAAATGGCGAAACTTCAAATGGAGGAAGCAAAAAATCAACTTCCTGCGCTAGAGGATAAGATAAGAATGATGCTCATCCCAAAAGATCCGGAAGATTCTAAGAACGTGGTCGTAGAGATTCGAGGTGGTACTGGTGGTGATGAAGCCAGCATTTTCGCTGGAGATCTATATCGTATGTATACTAAATATGTCGAAAGTAGGGGCTGGAAGCATAATATCGTGGATTATAGTGAAGGTACCAGTGGAGGATTTAAAGAAATGATCTTTGAAGTTTCCGGAGAAGATGTGTATGGTACCATGAAATTTGAAGCTGGAGTGCATCGTGTACAACGGGTTCCTCAAACCGAAACTCAGGGCAGAGTACATACTTCTGCCGCAACCGTTATGGTGTTGCCAGAAGCTGAAGAATTTGATGTTCAAATAGATCCAAAAGATGTAAGAATTGATTATTTCTGTTCTTCAGGACCTGGAGGACAGTCAGTAAACACCACATACTCTGCGGTACGTTTAACTCACGAACCTACTGGTTTGGTAGCTCAATGTCAGGATCAAAAATCGCAGCATAAGAATAAGGAAAAAGCTTTCCGTGTTTTACGTTCCAGATTATATGAGCAGGAGCTTGCTAAAAAAATGGAAGCCGACGCTGCAAAAAGAAACTCAATGGTTTCCAGTGGTGACCGTAGTGCTAAGATTCGTACCTATAACTATGCTCAGAGTAGGGTTACAGATCACCGTATCAACCTGACGCTTTACGACCTGTCCAATATAATTAATGGCGATATTCAAAAGATCGTGGATGAATTGCAGCTGGCAGAGAATACGGAAAAGTTAAAAGAGAATTCTGATATTCTTTAA
- a CDS encoding helical backbone metal receptor has protein sequence MQFQDQLHRSFELTSIPKRIISLVPSQTELLVDLDLEDSIVGVTHFCVHPEGLRNKKTSLGGTKKVNLRKVRDLKPDIILCNKEENTREMVTALTEIAPVHCSAVANLEDNAQLIRMYGELFDKREEADFLIQNIENSRQDLVQIVSDSKPRRVAYFIWNKPLMVAGQGTFINEMLALNRMINVFNLDRYPETDLDTLRTMEIDEILLSSEPFPFEQKHKKAFSGISEKVTLVDGEYFSWYGSRVLKALKYFRQFHS, from the coding sequence ATGCAGTTTCAGGATCAACTCCACCGATCTTTTGAACTCACCTCAATTCCGAAGAGAATAATATCGCTAGTTCCAAGTCAAACTGAATTACTCGTAGATCTTGATTTAGAAGATTCTATAGTGGGAGTCACCCATTTTTGTGTGCATCCTGAAGGACTCAGGAATAAGAAAACCAGCTTAGGAGGAACTAAGAAAGTGAATTTAAGGAAGGTCAGGGATTTAAAACCTGATATTATACTTTGTAATAAAGAGGAGAATACCCGTGAAATGGTAACAGCTCTAACTGAAATCGCGCCTGTTCATTGCTCAGCCGTCGCCAATCTGGAGGATAATGCTCAACTTATTAGAATGTATGGGGAGTTGTTTGATAAAAGAGAGGAAGCCGATTTTTTGATTCAGAATATCGAGAATTCCCGGCAGGATCTGGTGCAAATAGTATCTGATTCGAAACCTAGAAGAGTAGCTTATTTTATCTGGAATAAACCATTGATGGTAGCAGGGCAGGGAACCTTTATCAATGAAATGCTTGCTCTAAATAGGATGATAAATGTTTTCAATTTGGACAGATACCCTGAAACAGATCTTGATACCTTAAGGACTATGGAAATTGATGAGATTCTCCTGAGTTCTGAACCTTTTCCATTTGAACAAAAACATAAAAAAGCCTTCTCAGGAATTTCCGAAAAGGTTACACTTGTGGATGGTGAATACTTCAGCTGGTATGGAAGCCGTGTTTTAAAAGCCTTAAAGTACTTCAGGCAGTTTCACTCCTAG
- a CDS encoding carboxypeptidase-like regulatory domain-containing protein, whose protein sequence is MKIAKIILIAFIGLLISCSEETIETFGSGQVTGMVVMDGSNEPIENVKISTNPSSSTVFSDENGEFIIDDIPEGEYSIQAMKDGYVTTFEGAIVRAGSQVNVIFELKLSTANNRAPSTPELLSPEDAATVLVNAVEFVWNSTDPEGDSLKYQLELRNDRNDDILRFSDIVDTTFTVSNLNSAYKYFWQVKVSDSINATVISEVRSFNVLESASSAYYFVREVDGNNVIFSSDTEGNDTSLTSESKNNFRPRKNLAIEKVAYLGNSGGELHLFTMNYNGSEKKQITNSIPVNGIDFSRIGFSWANDGESLLFPNFNKLYKTGISGGGKDIIYEAPSDRYIMDIRESENGEFIAILETDINGFSGSLFLINQQGERIETIIEGEAGVLDGIDISVNNRYILYSLDVSGYQSVGARQLNSKIFVYDRDKNLAFNLSEEKPNGTNDFDPRFAPNEASVVFVNSSSEAEAIKSIYQVKYDENFNTFEEDREILLENAKMPDWE, encoded by the coding sequence ATGAAAATTGCAAAAATTATATTAATAGCTTTTATCGGTTTATTGATCTCCTGTAGTGAAGAGACAATAGAAACCTTCGGTTCGGGACAAGTTACGGGAATGGTGGTTATGGATGGTTCTAATGAGCCCATTGAAAATGTAAAAATTTCGACCAATCCATCCTCATCAACAGTTTTTTCTGACGAAAATGGTGAATTTATTATTGACGATATTCCGGAAGGAGAATATTCAATTCAGGCCATGAAAGACGGTTACGTCACCACTTTTGAAGGAGCAATTGTTCGTGCAGGTAGTCAGGTCAATGTTATTTTTGAACTAAAACTATCTACAGCGAACAACCGGGCACCCAGTACTCCAGAATTACTTTCCCCTGAGGATGCAGCTACAGTACTAGTTAATGCGGTAGAATTCGTGTGGAATTCTACAGATCCTGAGGGTGATTCCTTAAAGTATCAATTGGAATTGCGCAATGACAGGAATGACGATATCCTAAGATTTTCTGATATAGTAGATACTACATTTACGGTTTCTAATTTGAATAGTGCTTATAAATATTTCTGGCAGGTAAAAGTCAGTGATAGTATTAACGCTACTGTAATTAGCGAAGTACGTTCTTTCAATGTTTTAGAAAGCGCTTCAAGCGCTTATTACTTTGTTAGGGAAGTAGATGGGAATAATGTTATTTTCTCTTCAGATACCGAAGGAAATGATACTAGTTTAACTAGTGAATCAAAGAATAACTTCAGGCCGAGAAAGAATCTAGCCATTGAAAAAGTAGCCTATCTCGGAAACTCAGGTGGAGAACTGCATCTCTTTACCATGAATTATAATGGTTCAGAAAAGAAACAAATCACTAATTCCATTCCAGTTAATGGAATAGATTTCTCCCGAATTGGTTTCTCATGGGCTAATGACGGAGAGAGTTTACTTTTTCCTAATTTCAACAAATTATATAAAACCGGTATTTCCGGTGGCGGGAAGGATATTATTTATGAAGCTCCGTCAGATCGATATATAATGGATATTCGAGAAAGTGAGAATGGAGAATTTATTGCTATTCTTGAGACTGACATTAATGGGTTTTCCGGAAGCCTGTTTTTAATCAATCAACAAGGTGAAAGAATAGAAACAATTATCGAAGGTGAAGCTGGAGTTTTAGACGGCATTGATATTTCGGTAAATAATAGATATATTCTTTACAGTTTAGATGTTTCTGGATACCAATCTGTAGGTGCTCGGCAATTGAATTCTAAAATTTTTGTGTACGACAGAGATAAAAACTTAGCATTTAATCTTAGTGAGGAAAAACCAAATGGCACCAATGATTTCGATCCCAGATTTGCTCCAAACGAAGCTTCGGTAGTTTTTGTAAATTCTTCAAGTGAAGCTGAAGCAATCAAGTCTATTTACCAGGTTAAGTACGATGAAAACTTTAATACTTTCGAAGAGGACCGCGAGATTTTGCTCGAGAATGCTAAAATGCCCGATTGGGAATAA
- a CDS encoding CsgE family curli-type amyloid fiber assembly protein translates to MESISKFSFLLLLLSACSSYSQNFNKEVEPVINIQEKSSDFYTITASAKNLTHTALSLSYELSVIKKGDNNSINKQSNFFSLQASEIKSLASTSISHNDSTEIVILLIFKDDNENIISTNRKLIISNENETNRDEISYQKNNEGIKLTGFVTENTKTKPGKDFYDFFYQQYMLSGLESERMISVGEIISFGRTTRLIVEVEDRVVYQFFARPKLDYLRENADKAINEVSRYLQYLENRNEYTNQY, encoded by the coding sequence GTGGAATCGATTTCCAAATTCTCCTTTCTGCTTTTACTTCTGTCGGCCTGTTCTAGTTATTCTCAAAACTTTAATAAAGAGGTAGAACCTGTCATCAATATTCAGGAAAAATCAAGTGATTTTTATACTATAACAGCATCTGCAAAGAATCTCACCCATACAGCTCTTAGTTTATCTTATGAGCTTTCTGTTATTAAAAAGGGAGACAACAATTCAATAAATAAACAATCAAATTTTTTTAGTCTCCAGGCTTCAGAAATAAAAAGTCTAGCCTCAACCTCTATTAGTCATAATGACAGTACTGAAATAGTCATCCTTCTAATCTTTAAAGATGATAACGAAAATATTATTAGTACCAACCGGAAGTTGATAATATCAAACGAAAACGAGACCAACAGAGATGAGATTTCTTATCAAAAAAACAATGAGGGAATCAAATTAACAGGTTTCGTGACCGAAAACACAAAAACCAAACCAGGTAAAGACTTTTATGATTTCTTTTATCAGCAATACATGCTTAGTGGACTTGAAAGTGAACGCATGATTTCTGTAGGTGAGATTATAAGTTTTGGAAGAACTACCAGGCTCATTGTTGAAGTTGAAGACCGGGTGGTTTATCAATTTTTTGCGCGTCCCAAACTGGATTATTTGAGGGAGAATGCAGATAAAGCAATTAACGAGGTGTCCAGGTATCTTCAATATTTGGAGAATCGAAATGAATATACTAACCAATACTAA
- the pyrF gene encoding orotidine-5'-phosphate decarboxylase → MTSQELTEQIFKKQTFLCVGLDTDIDKIPTYLLSEKDPVFSFNKAIIDATHQSCVAYKPNIAFYEALGASGWKSLRKTIEYLHTEYPELYTIADAKRGDIGNTSRMYAKAFFEDLGFDSITVAPYMGKDSVEPFLEFDNKHTILLALTSNEGAYDFQTQHIDGEELYKKVIKTSLDWNNSENLMYVVGATKADYLAEIRKMIPDNFLLVPGVGAQGGSLEEVCKYGITPNVGLLVNSSRKIIYASDSSNFAEIAGAKAEAIQIQMKDELAKL, encoded by the coding sequence ATGACTTCACAGGAGCTTACTGAGCAAATTTTCAAAAAGCAAACATTTTTGTGCGTGGGACTGGATACCGATATAGACAAAATTCCAACCTACCTGCTTTCAGAAAAAGATCCTGTATTTAGCTTTAATAAGGCCATAATTGACGCTACGCATCAATCTTGCGTGGCTTATAAACCTAATATTGCATTTTATGAAGCGTTGGGTGCCAGTGGATGGAAAAGTCTTAGAAAGACGATCGAATACCTGCATACTGAATACCCAGAGCTGTATACAATCGCTGATGCCAAGCGTGGAGATATTGGAAATACTTCCAGAATGTACGCGAAAGCTTTTTTTGAGGACCTTGGTTTCGATTCTATAACCGTTGCACCTTATATGGGAAAGGACAGTGTAGAACCATTCCTCGAATTTGATAATAAGCATACCATATTACTTGCGCTTACTTCCAATGAGGGAGCTTATGACTTTCAGACCCAGCATATTGACGGTGAAGAACTTTACAAAAAGGTCATTAAAACATCCTTAGACTGGAATAATTCTGAAAACTTGATGTACGTAGTGGGAGCTACCAAAGCGGATTATCTTGCTGAAATTAGAAAGATGATTCCCGATAACTTTTTGCTGGTACCAGGTGTTGGTGCGCAGGGAGGAAGTCTCGAGGAAGTTTGTAAATACGGAATTACTCCTAACGTGGGTTTACTCGTAAATTCTTCCCGTAAGATTATTTATGCTTCAGATTCTTCCAATTTTGCTGAAATCGCTGGTGCAAAAGCTGAAGCTATTCAGATCCAGATGAAGGATGAATTAGCTAAGCTCTGA